The Pirellulales bacterium genome has a window encoding:
- a CDS encoding SLC13/DASS family transporter — protein MDADEFAGPSWISRLGLFAGPGLALALWAAPHVGETGARWVIDSSRPELNSMAAVMALMAIWWLSEAIPSAATGLVPLALFPALGILSPVDTAACYGNTLLFLFLGGFFIALALEQSGLHRRVALTIISAAGDSPRQLVLGFMLATAALSMWISNTATTMMMLPIATSLLGHAAQQGGDPVRQHRFASALLLGVAYAASIGGFATLIGTPTNLAFKELYNSLFDGRAPEITFGGWMLLATPLSFAILICAWILLVRVSFRLSNEPFWGSHDTIAEARRQLGPMRPAEWQMAVIFSATSLLWIFREPVAGWGWAALLGLDSQSGAKFAVDDTTVAMSMALLCFLLPGHGLRGRPLLNWQIASRTPWGILLLFGGGLALAEGLQSTGLDQLLGERFGAGLKGASPLMVVFSVAAGMTLLTELTGNITCVNMSMPILAPLAVTIGCDPRLLMIPAAIAASFGFMLPVGTPPNAIAYSTGKIDGREMARAGFLIDAASVVLLVLFLYGLGMPAMGLEWNGLPDWAKPPETSSTPVPAP, from the coding sequence TTGGACGCTGACGAATTCGCCGGACCGTCTTGGATCTCGCGCCTCGGCCTTTTCGCCGGGCCGGGGCTGGCGCTTGCGCTGTGGGCTGCTCCTCATGTGGGCGAAACTGGCGCCCGTTGGGTGATCGATTCCTCGCGGCCTGAGTTGAACTCGATGGCCGCCGTCATGGCGCTCATGGCCATCTGGTGGCTTTCTGAAGCGATTCCCAGCGCCGCCACGGGGCTGGTGCCGCTGGCGCTCTTTCCGGCCTTGGGCATCCTCTCGCCTGTCGATACCGCGGCCTGCTACGGCAATACGCTCTTGTTTCTCTTCTTGGGCGGCTTCTTCATCGCGCTGGCGCTCGAGCAGAGCGGGCTGCACCGGCGCGTGGCACTGACCATTATCTCGGCCGCCGGAGACAGCCCGCGGCAGCTCGTGCTGGGCTTCATGCTCGCCACGGCGGCTCTGTCGATGTGGATCTCGAACACGGCGACCACGATGATGATGTTGCCGATCGCCACGAGCCTGCTGGGGCATGCGGCCCAGCAAGGGGGCGACCCCGTTCGGCAACATCGCTTCGCCAGCGCGCTGCTGCTGGGGGTGGCCTATGCCGCCAGCATCGGCGGCTTCGCCACGCTCATCGGCACGCCGACGAATCTGGCCTTCAAAGAACTGTACAACTCGCTGTTCGATGGCCGTGCGCCGGAGATCACCTTCGGTGGCTGGATGCTACTGGCGACGCCGCTGTCGTTTGCCATTCTGATTTGTGCTTGGATTCTGTTGGTGCGAGTTTCTTTTCGCCTCAGCAACGAACCGTTCTGGGGCAGCCACGACACGATCGCCGAAGCCCGTCGCCAGCTTGGTCCCATGCGTCCGGCCGAATGGCAGATGGCCGTCATCTTCTCGGCCACGTCGCTGCTGTGGATCTTTCGCGAGCCGGTCGCCGGCTGGGGCTGGGCGGCACTGTTGGGGCTCGATTCGCAAAGTGGCGCGAAGTTTGCCGTCGACGACACCACCGTGGCCATGTCGATGGCACTCTTGTGCTTCCTGTTGCCCGGTCATGGGTTGCGAGGCCGGCCGCTGCTGAACTGGCAGATCGCCTCGCGCACGCCGTGGGGCATCTTGCTGTTATTCGGCGGCGGACTGGCCCTGGCCGAGGGACTGCAATCGACTGGTCTCGATCAACTGCTCGGCGAACGCTTCGGCGCGGGCCTGAAAGGGGCTTCGCCGCTGATGGTCGTCTTTTCGGTGGCGGCGGGCATGACGCTGCTCACCGAGCTGACGGGCAATATCACCTGCGTGAACATGAGCATGCCCATTCTGGCGCCGCTCGCGGTCACGATCGGTTGCGACCCACGACTGCTGATGATTCCCGCGGCCATCGCGGCGAGCTTCGGCTTCATGCTGCCCGTGGGCACGCCGCCGAACGCGATTGCCTACTCGACCGGCAAGATCGACGGCCGCGAGATGGCCCGGGCAGGATTCTTGATCGACGCAGCGAGCGTCGTGCTGCTCGTCCTCTTCCTCTACGGATTAGGAATGCCGGCGATGGGACTGGAATGGAACGGCCTGCCCGACTGGGCAAAGCCCCCCGAAACGAGCAGCACGCCCGTCCCCGCACCTTAA
- a CDS encoding (2Fe-2S) ferredoxin domain-containing protein, protein MPKFTCHLFVCCNRREPGHSRGCCDPEGSEELRNRFKSELKKRGLGPLVRANSAGCLDQCEQGPVLVIYPQEIWYGGVQLEDVSRIIEETVIGGRVIEELRIPDEKLNTKGK, encoded by the coding sequence ATGCCGAAATTCACCTGTCACCTCTTCGTCTGCTGCAACCGCCGCGAACCGGGGCACAGCCGCGGCTGCTGCGATCCCGAAGGAAGCGAAGAGCTGCGGAACCGTTTCAAGAGCGAACTGAAGAAGCGTGGGCTCGGGCCCCTCGTGCGCGCAAACTCGGCCGGCTGTCTCGACCAGTGCGAACAGGGGCCCGTGCTGGTGATCTACCCGCAGGAGATCTGGTACGGCGGCGTGCAGCTCGAGGACGTGAGCCGCATCATTGAAGAAACCGTGATCGGCGGCCGCGTGATCGAGGAACTGCGCATTCCGGATGAGAAGTTGAATACGAAGGGGAAGTAA
- a CDS encoding undecaprenyl/decaprenyl-phosphate alpha-N-acetylglucosaminyl 1-phosphate transferase — MTDEIASFPMWLSFVTALAASLLLTPFARHLALRMGAVDKPDGKRKLHKAPVPLLGGVAVFCALIIGVVVANLSQSPDHPEMARLSLVVVLASGFVCALGCVDDCYDLGARFKLMLQIVAVLPVVLAGCTVDRIVAFGHPFDLGWWGVPLTVFWLVGCINALNLLDGMDGLASVVGLATCAMTAIIASMTGHPHVALVALVLSGALAGFLVYNLPPASIYLGDSGSMVIGLAVGILSVQGALKTSATLSITAPALVMSIPMLDAALAVVRRKLSGLPFHTADRGHIHHRLLDRGLSTWQALCIIGALCLTTGAAATAATMLRNDTLAWATALSLVVLLVWTRLFGHYELSLVKLSLASVLDSLVHLLTGSAHSARRASLDRLSCMAFDEAWNRLVKEASLWQARSIELTIHAEGETTGRQVWSDKARANYDKGEWTLAMSFGERATRGCELRVSGPDAGIPEPLYLMRLARVMRIYGQHWLANPEGVPSVQLKLVGPSDRRKEAA; from the coding sequence TTGACAGACGAAATCGCGAGCTTTCCGATGTGGCTCAGCTTTGTTACGGCCCTGGCTGCCTCGCTGCTGCTGACGCCTTTTGCGCGCCATCTGGCACTGCGGATGGGCGCCGTCGACAAACCCGACGGCAAACGCAAGCTGCACAAGGCCCCGGTCCCCCTGTTGGGCGGCGTGGCTGTCTTCTGTGCGCTGATCATTGGCGTGGTCGTTGCGAATCTCTCCCAGTCTCCCGATCATCCCGAGATGGCGCGGCTGTCGCTCGTCGTCGTGCTCGCCTCCGGATTCGTCTGTGCCCTGGGATGCGTCGACGATTGCTACGACCTGGGCGCGCGATTCAAGCTCATGTTGCAGATTGTCGCCGTCTTGCCCGTGGTACTGGCGGGCTGCACGGTGGATCGAATTGTCGCTTTCGGACACCCCTTCGACCTGGGCTGGTGGGGCGTGCCGTTGACGGTCTTCTGGCTCGTGGGCTGTATCAATGCCCTGAATCTGCTCGACGGCATGGATGGGCTGGCGTCGGTCGTCGGCCTGGCGACCTGCGCCATGACGGCCATCATCGCCTCGATGACCGGCCATCCTCACGTGGCGCTCGTCGCGCTGGTGTTGTCAGGAGCACTGGCTGGCTTTCTCGTCTACAACCTGCCGCCGGCAAGCATCTATCTGGGCGACTCCGGCAGCATGGTCATCGGTCTGGCCGTGGGGATCCTCAGTGTGCAAGGCGCGCTGAAGACCTCGGCCACACTATCGATCACGGCGCCCGCGCTCGTGATGAGCATTCCGATGCTCGACGCGGCGCTCGCCGTAGTGCGTCGCAAGCTGAGCGGACTGCCGTTTCACACGGCCGACCGCGGACACATCCATCATCGCCTGCTCGATCGAGGGCTGAGCACCTGGCAGGCCCTGTGCATTATCGGCGCGTTGTGCCTGACGACCGGCGCCGCGGCCACTGCCGCCACGATGCTGCGCAACGATACGCTGGCCTGGGCCACGGCGCTCAGTCTCGTCGTCCTGCTCGTCTGGACTCGTCTCTTCGGCCACTACGAATTGTCTCTGGTGAAACTCTCTCTGGCCTCGGTGCTCGATTCGCTCGTTCACCTGCTGACCGGCTCGGCCCATTCGGCCCGCCGCGCTTCGCTCGATCGGCTATCGTGCATGGCCTTCGACGAGGCGTGGAACCGCCTGGTAAAAGAGGCCTCGCTCTGGCAGGCTCGCTCGATCGAGCTCACGATCCATGCCGAGGGTGAAACGACGGGGCGACAAGTCTGGTCGGACAAGGCCCGCGCCAACTACGACAAGGGCGAATGGACGTTGGCCATGAGCTTTGGGGAGCGGGCCACGCGGGGCTGCGAGCTGCGAGTCTCGGGCCCCGATGCCGGCATTCCCGAACCGCTCTACCTGATGCGTCTCGCGCGCGTCATGCGCATTTATGGCCAGCATTGGCTCGCCAATCCCGAGGGCGTGCCGAGCGTCCAGCTCAAGCTGGTGGGTCCGTCCGACCGTCGTAAAGAAGCGGCCTGA
- a CDS encoding S8 family serine peptidase: protein MQDSQHRGYRAPRALKLETFEERLAFSVQPVGDFRIDAFVENSTGQGELQHFIQGELEQFVANGNSWTGLSQVRNDYGLMGTGQTVVVIDSGIAYDHTALGGGYGANYRVVGGWDFAENDANPYDDGPAGGHGTHVAGIIGSSSSLYPGVAPGVDLVGLRVFNDQGAGYFSWVESALRWVHQNRNSFENPITTVNLSLGSTANDNSTPSWAMLEDEFALLRADGIFISVAAGNAFTSYNAPGLSYPGSSSNVVPVASADDNGALSYFSQRNNRVIVAPGRSVMSTVPDYVGNLNGQPDDFARMSGTSMAAPYVAAASVLIREAFAFGGNLSVSQDEIYSWMRNTADTIFDSATNQNYLRLNLDRAIDSLMPGDDVGSTAGTAQNLGSLLQNGSFSGTIGRRDDRDYFRFTAGQTGRLTIDIDVTHYMQTSVELVGGGGTYDATAGTFTFDVVAGQSYTIGLGTTGGVGHYTASMTLVGMNAVNLGTIEASQFAGQSIGQGNNFFSFTAARDRFLTVDASFLSTAGNIDLRLYNSSGTLVGSSQGTGNFERIDCFARAGDTFYLEVIGTNANVNLRVTNLVAQNDGTVYVFGAATNDVVEFSAGSMHEVVVNGVSYSFNSANFRRFDFRGGAGIDTVVLRGTAGAESAELRFGGGELSGNGFNAQATGFEFVTIDGRGGWDRGVVYDTPNNDTVVSTPGDTRIYGPGYENRILNFEQLQILGSTGVDVALLYDSAGDDTYISTPDATRMYGIGYEVVVRKFDAVRGLASTGFDRAFLYDSAGNDTLTSWPIDTRLQGTGHDNAVRGFDTVRAFASGGVDRAVLNDSAGNDTITAWPIDVRLQGAAHDIAVRDFEEVEIFLTTGNDVATFHDSVWNDSFYGSGSEARLTGVNYSILAHGLDEVWANATQGGTNYLYLSSVDYLFHQSGNWV from the coding sequence ATGCAAGATTCACAACATCGGGGATACCGCGCTCCGCGCGCACTGAAGCTGGAAACGTTCGAAGAACGTCTGGCTTTTTCTGTGCAGCCCGTGGGCGATTTTCGCATCGACGCCTTCGTCGAGAATTCGACCGGCCAGGGCGAGCTCCAGCACTTCATCCAGGGAGAGCTGGAGCAGTTTGTCGCCAACGGCAACTCCTGGACCGGTCTCTCTCAGGTGCGCAACGACTACGGGTTGATGGGCACCGGTCAGACGGTGGTCGTCATCGATAGCGGCATCGCCTACGATCACACGGCGCTCGGCGGCGGCTACGGCGCGAACTACCGAGTGGTGGGGGGCTGGGATTTCGCCGAAAACGATGCGAATCCCTACGACGATGGACCGGCCGGCGGCCACGGCACCCACGTGGCCGGCATCATCGGCAGTTCGAGCAGTCTCTATCCCGGCGTGGCCCCGGGCGTCGATCTCGTCGGACTCCGCGTGTTCAACGATCAAGGCGCAGGCTACTTCAGTTGGGTCGAAAGCGCCCTCCGCTGGGTGCATCAGAACCGCAACTCGTTCGAGAACCCGATCACCACGGTCAATCTCTCGCTCGGCTCGACGGCCAACGACAATTCGACGCCTTCGTGGGCAATGCTCGAGGACGAGTTCGCACTACTGCGGGCCGACGGCATCTTTATCTCCGTGGCGGCAGGCAACGCCTTCACGAGCTACAACGCGCCGGGCTTGAGTTACCCCGGCTCGAGCAGCAACGTCGTGCCCGTGGCGTCGGCCGATGACAACGGCGCGCTCAGCTACTTCAGCCAGCGCAACAATCGTGTCATCGTGGCGCCGGGACGCTCGGTCATGAGCACCGTGCCCGACTACGTGGGTAATCTGAATGGCCAACCAGACGATTTTGCCCGCATGTCGGGCACGAGCATGGCCGCGCCGTACGTCGCCGCCGCCAGCGTCTTGATCCGCGAGGCCTTTGCCTTCGGCGGAAATCTATCGGTCAGCCAGGACGAGATTTACTCCTGGATGCGGAACACGGCCGACACGATCTTCGACTCTGCCACGAATCAGAACTACCTACGCTTGAATCTCGACCGTGCGATCGACTCGTTGATGCCCGGCGATGATGTCGGCTCGACCGCCGGCACGGCGCAGAACCTGGGCAGTCTGCTGCAGAATGGCTCCTTCTCGGGCACCATTGGCCGCCGCGACGATCGGGACTACTTCCGTTTCACCGCGGGACAAACCGGCCGCTTGACGATCGACATCGACGTCACGCACTACATGCAGACGAGCGTCGAGCTCGTCGGTGGGGGGGGCACCTACGATGCGACGGCGGGCACGTTCACGTTCGATGTCGTCGCCGGCCAGAGCTACACGATCGGGCTCGGCACGACAGGAGGAGTCGGACACTACACGGCCAGCATGACCCTGGTCGGCATGAACGCCGTCAACTTGGGGACCATCGAGGCCAGCCAGTTTGCCGGACAGAGTATCGGCCAGGGCAACAACTTCTTCAGCTTCACGGCTGCCCGCGATCGGTTCTTGACCGTCGATGCGAGCTTCCTCTCGACCGCCGGGAATATCGACCTGCGGCTCTACAACTCGAGCGGCACGCTGGTCGGCTCGAGTCAGGGTACGGGCAATTTCGAACGCATCGACTGCTTCGCGCGGGCCGGCGACACGTTCTATCTCGAGGTGATCGGCACGAACGCGAACGTCAATCTGCGCGTGACGAATCTCGTGGCGCAGAACGACGGCACGGTGTACGTGTTTGGCGCGGCCACGAACGACGTCGTGGAGTTTTCGGCCGGCTCGATGCACGAGGTGGTCGTCAACGGGGTGAGCTACAGCTTCAACAGCGCGAACTTCCGCCGCTTCGACTTCCGCGGCGGCGCCGGCATCGATACGGTCGTGTTGCGCGGCACGGCGGGCGCCGAAAGCGCCGAATTGCGTTTCGGAGGCGGCGAGCTTTCGGGCAATGGTTTCAACGCCCAAGCGACCGGCTTCGAGTTCGTCACGATCGATGGACGCGGGGGGTGGGATCGCGGCGTCGTCTACGACACGCCGAATAATGACACGGTCGTGTCGACCCCCGGCGATACGCGCATCTACGGGCCGGGCTACGAGAATCGCATCCTCAATTTCGAGCAGTTGCAGATCCTCGGCTCGACGGGTGTCGACGTGGCCTTGCTCTACGATTCGGCGGGCGACGACACGTACATCTCGACGCCCGATGCCACACGCATGTACGGCATCGGCTACGAGGTCGTCGTGCGCAAGTTCGATGCGGTGCGGGGTCTCGCCTCGACCGGGTTCGATCGCGCGTTCCTCTACGATTCGGCCGGCAACGACACGCTGACGAGCTGGCCCATCGATACCCGCCTGCAAGGCACGGGACACGACAACGCGGTGCGCGGCTTTGACACGGTGCGCGCCTTTGCCAGCGGGGGCGTAGACCGTGCGGTGCTCAACGATTCGGCCGGCAACGATACGATCACGGCCTGGCCCATCGACGTGCGCCTGCAAGGGGCCGCACACGATATCGCGGTGCGCGATTTCGAAGAGGTCGAGATCTTCCTGACCACCGGGAACGACGTCGCCACGTTCCACGACTCGGTCTGGAACGACAGCTTCTACGGCAGCGGCAGCGAGGCGCGGCTGACCGGTGTGAACTATTCGATCCTGGCGCACGGGCTCGACGAGGTCTGGGCCAACGCGACGCAGGGAGGCACGAACTACCTCTATCTGAGCTCGGTGGACTACCTGTTCCACCAGAGCGGAAACTGGGTCTGA
- a CDS encoding ketoacyl-ACP synthase III yields MKYAAVGPIAVHLPVAVETNEQLKAENPRWDVDLIYEKVGIRKRHIAAPGECASDLGVAAAEKLFADYDIDRSTIDFLLLCTQTPDYPLPTTACLMQDRLGLPTHCGALDFNLGCSGFVYGLSLADGLIRSGAARRVLLVTAETYSRYITPDDRSLRTIFSDGAAATLIEAADEPSLEGFCFGTDGRGADMLIVNRGGARPTEQAIKPRGRQRWDSSLYMDGVNLIAITLETIPAMVERVLELSHRQGSDVDFFIMHQATRLMLEQLRQRIGIEPERLPIVLDQYGNTVSSTVPIVIQQLRADGLLTPGKRSILIGFGVGYSWAGCLCTETWRGDRAIAARNLAPYNF; encoded by the coding sequence GTGAAGTACGCAGCGGTCGGTCCCATTGCCGTGCATTTGCCCGTGGCCGTGGAGACCAATGAACAACTGAAGGCCGAGAATCCCCGCTGGGATGTCGACCTGATCTACGAGAAGGTGGGCATCCGCAAGCGTCACATCGCGGCGCCGGGCGAGTGCGCCTCGGATCTCGGCGTGGCGGCGGCCGAAAAGTTGTTTGCCGATTACGACATCGATCGTTCGACCATCGACTTTCTGCTGCTCTGCACGCAGACCCCCGACTATCCCCTGCCGACGACCGCCTGCCTGATGCAGGATCGGCTCGGTCTGCCTACCCACTGCGGCGCGCTCGATTTCAACCTGGGCTGCTCGGGATTCGTCTATGGGCTGTCGCTGGCCGACGGGCTGATCCGCTCCGGGGCGGCCCGGCGCGTGTTGCTCGTCACGGCCGAAACCTACAGCCGCTACATCACGCCCGACGATCGCTCGCTGCGCACCATTTTTAGCGACGGCGCGGCGGCTACTCTGATCGAGGCGGCGGATGAGCCGAGCCTTGAGGGATTCTGCTTTGGCACCGACGGGCGCGGCGCCGACATGTTGATCGTCAATCGGGGTGGTGCACGCCCCACGGAGCAGGCGATCAAGCCGCGCGGCCGGCAACGCTGGGACAGCTCGCTCTATATGGACGGCGTGAATCTGATCGCCATCACGCTCGAGACCATTCCGGCCATGGTCGAGCGAGTGCTCGAGCTCTCACACAGGCAAGGAAGCGACGTCGACTTCTTTATCATGCACCAGGCCACCCGGTTGATGCTCGAGCAGCTTCGCCAGCGGATAGGGATCGAGCCCGAGCGGCTGCCGATCGTGCTCGATCAGTACGGCAACACGGTTTCGTCGACCGTGCCCATCGTGATCCAGCAGCTTCGGGCCGACGGGCTGCTGACACCGGGTAAACGCTCGATCTTGATCGGCTTCGGCGTGGGTTATTCCTGGGCCGGCTGCCTATGCACGGAGACCTGGCGCGGCGATCGTGCCATCGCGGCCAGGAACCTGGCTCCTTACAATTTCTAA
- the leuS gene encoding leucine--tRNA ligase, with product MPRYNPAVVEPKWQKYWEAHRTFATPRMPRGEKLYVLDMFPYPSGDGLHVGHPEGYTATDIVCRFQRMRGRTVMHPMGWDAFGLPAEQHAKKTGTPPRITTERNIGNFRRQLKMLGFSYDWDRELATTDVDYFRWTQWIFLILFDTWFDADAERGRPLAELPIPAEVKSAGAVAVRRYQDEHRLAYQLEAPVNWCPALGTVLANEEVIGGVSERGGHPVVRLPLRQWMLRITAYADRLERDLDGLDWPEGVRALQRNWIGRSTGAEVDFLLAEGTEPAQARQTFDAWADVRAKSGFPRKADERVLRIYTTRPDTLFGATYMVVAPEHPYVARVTTDAQRPAVEAYCEQAARKSDLDRTDLAKDKTGVFTGGHAINPVNGALVPIWVADYVLMGYGTGAIMAVPAHDSRDFEFADKFKLPIRAVVDPGDAVDAKTRDAVLAGCEAFTSVGKAINSGAYDGLDTQTFKQRVADDLAQRGLGRSAVNYKLRDWLFSRQHFWGEPFPILHELDAAGQPTGFVRTVPAEELPVLLPDLEKYESHGTPEPPLEKAPEAWLYPVIDGVRYKRETNSMPQWAGSCWYYLRYLDPKNDQALIDPAIEQAWMPVDLYVGGAEHAVLHLLYARFWHKVLYDRGVVTTIEPFQKLVNQGMILGEMEMTGYQRADGSWVGADEIQVSADGALKIRGSAEVATSVKVPIELVEKQGDAFVIKGEAGVRVDSRAYKMSKSRGNVVNPDTVVADYGADSLRLYEMFMGPLEATKPWSMTGVNGVRGFLDRVWRMIVNDRSETMELNASVKQVDPTPEQNRVLHRTIEGVTADVENLAFNTAIAKMMEATNFFTKEDVRPYVAMETLVLLLAPFAPHLAEELWQLLGHEKTLAYEPWPVFDPAAVKEDSVEVPIQIKGKIRSRVVVPIDTSAADLEAAARADARTAELLAGQTVVKTIVVPGRLVNFVTK from the coding sequence ATGCCCCGCTACAACCCCGCCGTCGTCGAGCCCAAGTGGCAGAAATACTGGGAAGCTCATCGCACGTTCGCCACGCCGCGCATGCCGCGGGGCGAGAAGTTGTACGTGCTCGACATGTTCCCCTACCCCAGCGGCGATGGTCTGCACGTAGGGCACCCCGAGGGGTATACGGCAACCGACATCGTCTGCCGCTTCCAACGCATGCGCGGCCGCACGGTGATGCACCCGATGGGTTGGGACGCTTTCGGTTTGCCCGCCGAACAGCATGCCAAGAAGACGGGCACGCCACCGCGCATCACCACCGAGCGGAACATCGGGAACTTTCGCCGGCAGTTGAAGATGCTCGGTTTCAGCTACGACTGGGATCGCGAGCTGGCCACCACCGACGTCGATTACTTCCGCTGGACGCAGTGGATCTTTCTCATCCTGTTCGATACCTGGTTCGATGCCGATGCCGAGCGGGGACGGCCGCTTGCCGAGTTGCCGATTCCCGCCGAGGTGAAAAGCGCAGGGGCCGTGGCCGTGCGTCGCTACCAGGATGAACATCGCCTGGCCTATCAGCTCGAAGCGCCGGTGAACTGGTGTCCCGCGCTTGGTACCGTGCTGGCGAACGAAGAAGTGATCGGCGGCGTGAGCGAACGGGGCGGCCATCCAGTGGTGCGGTTGCCGTTGCGACAGTGGATGCTGCGCATCACCGCGTATGCCGATCGACTGGAACGCGATCTCGACGGCCTCGACTGGCCCGAGGGGGTCCGTGCCCTGCAACGCAACTGGATCGGTCGCAGCACCGGCGCCGAAGTAGATTTTCTGCTCGCCGAGGGGACCGAACCCGCGCAAGCCAGGCAGACCTTCGACGCTTGGGCAGACGTCCGCGCCAAGTCGGGCTTCCCGCGCAAGGCCGACGAGCGCGTGCTGCGCATCTACACGACGCGCCCCGACACGCTCTTCGGCGCGACGTACATGGTCGTCGCGCCCGAGCATCCCTACGTGGCGCGTGTTACGACCGACGCGCAACGTCCGGCCGTCGAGGCCTACTGCGAGCAGGCCGCGCGCAAGAGCGATCTCGACCGCACGGATCTCGCCAAGGACAAGACGGGGGTGTTCACCGGCGGCCATGCCATCAATCCCGTGAATGGGGCGCTCGTGCCGATCTGGGTGGCGGATTACGTCCTCATGGGCTACGGCACCGGCGCGATCATGGCCGTGCCGGCGCACGACAGTCGCGACTTCGAGTTTGCCGACAAGTTCAAGCTGCCGATCCGCGCGGTAGTCGACCCCGGAGATGCCGTCGACGCCAAGACGCGCGACGCCGTTCTGGCCGGTTGCGAAGCCTTCACTTCCGTGGGCAAGGCGATCAATTCCGGCGCGTACGACGGGCTCGATACGCAGACCTTCAAGCAGCGCGTGGCCGACGACCTGGCGCAACGCGGCCTGGGGCGCAGCGCCGTGAACTACAAGCTGCGCGACTGGCTCTTCAGCCGGCAGCATTTCTGGGGCGAGCCGTTCCCCATCCTGCACGAGTTGGATGCCGCGGGCCAACCGACGGGATTCGTGCGCACGGTGCCGGCCGAGGAACTGCCCGTGCTGCTTCCCGACTTGGAGAAATACGAATCGCACGGCACGCCGGAGCCGCCGCTGGAGAAAGCACCCGAAGCGTGGCTCTATCCGGTGATCGACGGCGTGCGCTACAAGCGCGAAACGAACAGCATGCCGCAGTGGGCCGGCTCGTGCTGGTATTACCTCCGCTATCTCGACCCGAAGAATGACCAGGCGCTGATCGATCCGGCCATCGAGCAGGCCTGGATGCCGGTCGACTTGTATGTCGGCGGAGCGGAACACGCCGTGCTCCATCTGTTGTACGCGCGCTTCTGGCACAAGGTGCTCTACGATCGGGGAGTCGTCACCACGATCGAGCCGTTCCAGAAACTGGTCAATCAGGGCATGATCCTGGGCGAAATGGAGATGACCGGATACCAGCGCGCCGACGGCAGTTGGGTCGGTGCTGATGAAATTCAGGTGTCTGCAGATGGTGCTTTGAAAATACGGGGCAGCGCTGAGGTTGCAACAAGTGTTAAGGTGCCGATCGAATTGGTGGAAAAGCAAGGCGATGCATTCGTAATAAAAGGAGAGGCTGGAGTCCGCGTCGACAGCCGCGCCTACAAGATGTCGAAGAGCCGTGGCAACGTGGTGAACCCTGATACTGTGGTGGCCGACTATGGCGCCGATTCGTTGCGACTGTACGAGATGTTCATGGGCCCGCTCGAGGCGACGAAGCCCTGGAGCATGACGGGCGTCAACGGCGTGCGCGGTTTCCTCGATCGCGTCTGGCGCATGATCGTCAACGATCGCAGCGAGACGATGGAACTGAACGCCTCGGTGAAGCAGGTCGATCCCACGCCCGAGCAGAACCGCGTGCTGCACCGCACGATCGAAGGCGTGACGGCCGATGTCGAGAACCTCGCCTTCAATACGGCAATTGCCAAGATGATGGAAGCGACGAACTTCTTCACGAAGGAGGACGTCCGCCCGTACGTGGCGATGGAAACACTCGTGCTGCTCCTCGCTCCGTTCGCGCCCCACCTGGCCGAGGAGTTGTGGCAACTGCTGGGGCACGAGAAGACGCTGGCCTACGAGCCGTGGCCCGTGTTCGATCCCGCGGCGGTGAAGGAGGATTCGGTCGAAGTGCCGATCCAGATCAAGGGAAAAATCCGCAGCCGCGTCGTCGTGCCGATCGACACGAGCGCCGCCGATCTCGAAGCGGCCGCGCGTGCCGATGCTCGCACGGCCGAGTTGCTCGCCGGACAGACGGTCGTCAAGACGATTGTCGTGCCGGGGCGGTTGGTGAATTTTGTTACCAAATAG